The genomic window CCACGCCACGCCACTCGACGTCGGAGAGGTCGTCGCCGATGCCGAACGTGGTGAGCCGGTCGTGCCCGTACTGCTCGACGCGGGGCGTGCGCTTGCCGCGGAGGATGTCGACGAGGTGCCCGGCGCCGAACCGCTGGTTCCGCTCGCGCTGGAGGCGCACGATCGTCGACAGGAGCTTCTGGGCGGGGACCGTGCCGTCCCACGAGTCGGGCGGCTGCACGCAGGTGTCGCAGTTGCCGCACGGCTCGCTGCGCTGCCCGAAGTAGCCGAGCAGGTTCTGCCTGCGGCACGAGACGGTCTCGCAGAGCGCGAGCATCGCGTCGAGGTGCGACGAGAGCCGCCGGCGGAACGCGAGGTCTCCCGGGCTCTCGTCGATCATGCGGCGCTGCTGCACCACGTCCTGCAGGCCGTAGGCGAGCCAGGTCGTCGCGGGCAGGCCGTCGCGACCCGCACGGCCCGTCTCCTGGTAATAGCCCTCGACCGACTTCGGCAGGTCGACGTGCGCGACGAACCGCACGTCGGGCTTGTCGATGCCCATGCCGAACGCGATCGTCGCGACGACGACGACGCCGTCCTCGCGGAGGAACCGCTCCTGCGCGCGCCGCCGCACGTCGGCGTCGAGGCCCGCGTGGTAGGCGACCGCGTCGACGCCCTGCTGGCGGAGGAAGTCGGCGAACCGCTCGGTCGATGCGCGGCTCAGGGCGTACACGATGCCCGACACCGGGTTGCCGTCGGCGTCGCGCCCCTCGGTCCGGATGAAGTCGAGCAGCTGGCGACGCACCTCGTTCTTCGCGGCGATGCGGTACTGGATGTTCGGGCGGTCGAAGCTCGCGACGAAGTGCCGCGCCTCGCCGAGCGACAGGCGTTCGGTGAGCTCGCGATGGGTCGCCTCGGTCGCGGTCGCGGTCAGCGCGATGCGCGGCACGTCGGGCCAGCGCTCGGCGAGGCCGGACAGCGCGAGGTAGTCGGGCCGGAAGTCGTGGCCCCATTGCGACACGCAGTGCGCCTCGTCGATCGCGAACAGCGCGACCCTGCCCCGCTCGATGAGCCGCAGCGTCGGCTCGGTGTTGAGCCGCTCGGGCGCGACGTACAGCAGGTCGAGGTCGCCCGCGAGGTAGCGGCGCTCGACCTCGGCGCGCTCGGCGGGGGCCTGGCTCGAGTTCAGGTATGCCGCGCGCACGCCGTTGCGCACGAGCGCGTCGACCTGGTCGTGCATGAGCGCGATGAGCGGCGACACGACGATGCCGGTGCCCTCGCGCAGCAGCGCGGGCACCTGGTAGCAGAGGCTCTTGCCCCCGCCGGTCGGCATGAGCACGACCGCATCGCCGCCGGATGCCACGTGGTCGATGATCTCGGCCTGGTCGCCGCGGAACGCGTCGTAGCCGAAGACCGTGCGAAGGGCCTCGAGCGCCGAGTCGAAGCGGGCGGGCGCGACACCGGCCGTTGCGGACGCGACCGCGCTCCGCCCGCCCGCTCCTGCCGCGAGCGCGCCGCCGGGCACCGTCGACGCCCCACCGGACGTCGCAACCGGCGCGCCGTACGCCCCGGGGTCGGGCGGAGGCATCCAGCCGTCGTCGTCGGGCGGGACGAGGTCGTCAGGGTCCCAGGGGATCTCGTCGATCCAGTCGGAGTCGGGGCCGGGGGTCATCCGTTCGAGTGTAACGACGCCCGCCGACGCGGACGGGGCCGGCGCCTGATCGGCACCGGCCCCGTCTCACGACTCACCTGTGGACGGTCAGAACACCAGCACCGGGAACGGCAGGCTCGTCGTACCCTCGAAGCCCTCTGCTCCCGTGAACTCGGTGCGCAGCAGGTGCAGGCCGCGCTTGAGCTTGCCGAGGTCGGCCGAGAATCGACCGTTCGACTCCGCCGTCAGCTCGACCGTGGCGATGACCGTGCCGCGGTCGGTGATCTCGACGGTACCGACCGGTGCCGAACCGTCGGCCGTCCAGACGATGCCCGAGTACGACACCGACGTCCGGGACGTCGCCAGCAGCGGGCTCGCCAGGCCGAGCGCGTACGTCGCGACCGGTTCGACCGGCTCGGCGGCCAGTTCGACGGTGAGCGACGCTTCGGTGCCCGTCGACGGCACCGACACGACCAGCTCCTGCGGACCGTACAGGCCCTCGGGGATGGTGCCCTGGATCGACGCGCGGCCGAACTCGTCGTACAGCTGCACGAGCGACGTGTCGATCGCACTGCGGCCGAGCTCGACGCCGCCCAGCGTGACCACGACCTCGGCGCCGGCGCTGCCGTTCGAGAAGAGGAGCGACGACAGGTTCACGGTCAGGGGGTCGCCGGCGCCGTACCCGTCGGCGTCGGGCGCCGACAGGTGCACGCCGACCGATCGCTGCACCGGGTCGGGCGCGGCCGTGCCGAACTCCTCGAACCACTCGACCATCGACGAGAGGTCGATGACGCCGCTGTCGGCACGTCCGGTGCCCTGCCCGAGCGTCAAGAAGTTGTCGCCGCCGGCCGCGAGGAACGAGTTCGCCACGACCGAGTAGTTCGCCGCCGGGTCGATCGGCGCACCGTCGAGGGTCACGCTGGTGATGCGCGAACCCACGGGCAGCGACGCGTCGAACGTGTACTCGAGCCCCTGGTTCACGCCGAGCTTCAGGAACGGGCGGCTCGCACCCGCGGGCTGCCACTGCTCCTCGAGCACCTGCTTCACCTGGGCGCCCGTGAGCGTCTGCGTGAACAGCGAGTTCGCGAACGGCTGCACGTTCGCGGCCTCCTTGTAGGTCACGACTCCCGCGTCGATGTTCGCGCGGAGGCCGCCCGGGTTCATGAACGCGATGTCGATCTGCTTGTCCTGGCTGGCCTTCCAGTACTGCACGTCGGCCACGAAGTTCCCGAGCGTCGACTCGGCGCCTCGCGATTCCGCCGTCGAGCCGGGGATGGGATTGCCGTTGGCGTCGAGGGCCGCCTGCACGCCGCGCGTGAGCGCCGCATCGGCCGAGCCGAGCTGCACCGCTCCCAGCACCTCCGCCTCCGCGAGGTACGGCACGAGCAGCTCGGTCACCGCCTGGTCGGGTTCGTCGGCGTAGGTGTACTGGACGGGATTCGTGTTCGGGATCGGGGTCGACGCGTCGATCACGACGTTGTCCATCGAGACGATCGAGTCGGTTTCCTTGTCGAACACGATCGTCATGTTCGAGAACTTCTCGCCGTACTGGCCGCTCGAGATGACCGGGCGCCCGTCGATCACGTGGTTGTACGGGAGGTGCGTGTGGCCCGAGACGATCGCGTCGACGTCGGTGTCGACGCCGTTCACGATGCGCCCGAAGGCCGAGTTCGGGTCGGTGGCCGACGCGAGCGAGGTCGTCGCCGCGCCGTCGTGCACGAGCAGCACCACGACGTCGGCGCCGTTCGTCGTGAGCCGGTCGGCCGCGGCGTTCACCGAGTCGACGATGCTGCGCACTTCGAGGTCGGCGATGCCTGCGGGGCTCACCAGCGAGGGCAGCTCCTCGGTCACCGCGCCGACGAAGCCGACGGTGACCCCGTCGAGTTCGGTGGTCCACGACTCGGCGAGCGCGGTGTCGTCGGTGCCCGCGTGGAACACGTTCGCGGCGATGTACTCCCAGTCGGCGAGGTCCTGCACCCGGCCCTCGAGGTCGGCCCAGCCCTGGTCGAACTCGTGGTTGCCGGCGGCACTCACGTCGAGACCCGCCTCGTTGAGCGCCTCGATGGTCGGCTCGTCGTCGAGGATGAACGACTCGAAGGTCGATGCGCCGATGAGGTCGCCCGCCGCGGCGAACACCGTGTTCGGGTTCGCGGCGCGGATGTCCTTCACCGCGGTCGACAGCCGCGCGGCGCCGGCGGCGGCGCCGTCCTGCTTGATGCGGCCGTGGAAGTCGTTCACGGTCACGAGGTTGATTGTGACCTCGTCGGCGGCGTAGGCCGGGCCGGCGCCGATCAGTCCCGCTGCGACGAATGCGGAGGTGGCGACGGCCGCCCCCGCGAGTCCTCTCCTGGTGCGACGTTGCATGACTCTCCTCAGTGCGGCCCCGGCCGTCGGGACCGCGACCGTCGAATCGATCGCGAACGGAGGGCAGTGGCGTCAGCCTAGGTCTCGTTCGGGACCCCGGGAACCCCTCTGCGCCTCCCGTTCACGCGATGGCCGAATTCTGCTCAGATGAGCAGGTGGCCGAGGGTGCCGGTGCACCGCTCCACCCCGAACTAGGCTGGCGGGCGATGCTCACGGCCGTCCTCTCGCTCTCCGGCGCACTCGTCTTCGGCGCGGCCGACTTCCTCGGCGGACTGGCCGCGAAGCGCCTCGGCGCGATCCTCGCCACGGCGATCGCCGCATTGACCGGATGCCTCGCGCTGCTCGCGGCCCTGCCGCTCATCGGCGGCGAATGGCGCACCGACGACGTCGCGCTCGGCGCGATCTCGGGCGTCGTGAACGCGGCGGCGATCGGCCTGCTGTACGCGGCGCTCGCGATCGGGCCGATGAGCATCCTGTCGCCGCTCACCGCCGTGGTCTCGGCGATCGTGCCGATGGTGTGGGGGCTCGCGGGCGGCGACGAGCTCGGACCCCTGGGCGGCTGGGGTCTCGGCGTCGCCCTGCTGGCCGTCGTGCTCGTCGGATTCGTGCCCGAACGAGGCGCGGTGCGCCCGTCGGGCCGGGGACTTGCGCTGTCTGTCGGGTCGGGCGTCGCGATCGGCGCGTTCTTCGTGATCATGGACCAGACGTCGGATGCCTCCGGCGCCGTGCCGCTCGTCATGAATCGCGCCGCCGACGCGGCGGTCATGTTCGCGATCGCCGGTGCGATCGCCGCCGTCGCGGCCGTGCGGACCCGCCGCGGCGCGGCGCCTCGCCGGTCGGCGTTCGGCCTCCCGGACGAACGGGGCCGAGGCATCCGCATCGCGATCGCGTGCGGCCTCGTCGACGTCACCGCGAACCTCCTGCTGCTCGGCGGCCTGCGGGCAGGCGACCTGTCGGTCACCGCGGTGCTCGGCGCGATGTATCCGGCCGGCACGATCGTGCTCGCCGCGCTCGTGCTGCGCGAACGCATCGCGCCCGTGCAGTGGGTCGGCCTCGCGCTCGCCCTCGTCGCGGCGGGCATGCTCGCCCTCTGAGCCGCGACGAAGCGCTGGTTTCAGGAGAACGGAAGCTGCTCAGGACCGAATCGGCGTCTGCGTCCTGAACAGCCTCCGATCTCCTGAATGCAGAACGACGGGCGTGAATGCAGAACGACGGGCGTGAATGCAGAACGAGGGGCGCGACTGCGGAGCGAGGGGCGCGACGGAGCGACTGCCGGGCTAGAGTCGCACGACCTCGGTGACCCGCACCACCGCAATGCCCTCCTCGGCCGACGCGTCGAGGTCGACCTCGGCGCGGATCCGCCAGTCGTGGTCGCCCGCGGGGTCGTCGACGACCTGCTCGACCCGCCAGCGCCCGGCCGGGGCATCCGTCTCGTCGATCGTGATGAGCCGCGGCGAGCGCGCGCGGGCGTCGACGCCCATCGTGTCGTGCTCGTCGTAGTACCGATCGAGCACGTCGGGCCAGCCGACGTCGGGGTCGAGCTCGGCGAGCTCGTCGTCGCGCTCGAGTGCGGCGAGCTGCACCCGACGGAACAGCTCGTTGCGCACCAGCACGGTGAACGCCCGGCGATTCGTGACGACCGACGGCGGCGGGGGCGGCACGACCGCCTCCTCGGCCTCGGCGTCGTGCAGGGTCGGATCGACGAGTTCGGCCCACTCGTCGACGAGGCTGGAGTCGACCTGGCGCACGAGTTCGCCGAGCCATTCCACGAGGTCGTGGAGCTCCTCGTCCTTCGCCTCGTCGGGCACGGTCTGCCGGATCGCGCGGAACGCGTCGGAGAGGTACCGCAGCACGAGCCCCTCGCTGCGCGCCAGCTGGTAGAGCGACACGTACTCGCCGAACGACATGGCGCGCTCGAACATGTCGCGCACGACCGACTTCGGCCGCAGTTCGAAGTCGCGCACCCACGGCTGGCTCGACGCGAACGTCTCGAACGCGTGGCCGAGCAGCTCGTCGAGCGGCTTCGGGTAGGTGACCTCCTCGAGCAGCGCCATGCGCTGCTCGTACTCGATGCCCTCCTGCTTCATCGCGGCGACGGCCTCGCCGCGGGCCCGGAACTCCTGCTGCGAGAGGATCGGCCGGGGGTCGTCGAGCGTCGACTCGATGACCGACACGACGTCGAGGGCGTAGTGGCCGGTGCCCTGTTCGGAGGTCTTCGGGTCGAGCAGCTCGATCGCGGCGAGCGCGAACGGCGACAGCGGCTGGTTCAGTGCGAAGTTCGGCTGCAGGTCGACCGTGAGCGCGACGCGCACGCCGAGGGCGCCGGCCGAGGCATCCGATTCGAGGGTGACGACGCCCGCGTCGCGGAGCGTCCGAAGGATCTCGAGCGCCCGCCTGGCGAGCGCGAACCGGCGCGCGACCGGTTCGTGGTTGTCGAAGACGAGCGAGCGGATGTCTCCGACGACGTCGCCGCCGCGCGCGATGACGTTGATCAGCATGGCCGCGCTGAGCTTGAGCTGCGGCACGAGGGGTTCGGGATCTGCCGCGATGAGCCGCTCGAACGACCCCTCGCCCCACGTCACGAACCCGGCGGGCGCCTTCTTGCGGACGACCTTCTTGAGCTTCTTCGGGTCGTCGCCGGCCTTGCGCACGGCCTGCTCGTTCTCGATCTCGTGCTCGGGCGCGAGCACGACCACCGTGCCCGCGGTGTCGTAGCCCGCCCGACCCGCGCGCCCGGCGATCTGGTGGAACTCGCGCGCGCTGAGCTGGCGCATCTTCTGCCCGTCGTACTTGGCGAGCGCGGTGATCAGCACCGACCGGATGGGCACGTTGATGCCGACCCCGAGCGTGTCGGTCCCGCAGATCACGCGCAGCAGCCCGCGCTGCGCGAGCGTCTCGACGAGCCGCCGGTACCGCGGCAGCATGCCGGCGTGGTGCACGCCGATGCCGGCCCGCACGAGCCGCGACAGCGTCTTGCCGAACGCCGTCGTGAACCGGAACCCGCCGATCGCCTCGGCGATCTCGTCGCGCTGCTCGCGCGTGACCACCCGGATCGACGAGAGCGCCTGGGCGCGCTCCATCGCCTGCGCCTGCGAGAAGTGCACGATGTAGACGGGCGACTGCCGGGTCTCGAGGAGCTCCTCGACCGTCTCCTGCACGGGCGTCTTCGCGTACGAGAAGCTGAGCGGCACGGGCCGCTCGACACCGGTGACCTGGGCGACGTCGCGCCCGGTACGCCGCTCCAGGTCGTCGGCGATGGACTGCACGTCGCCGAGCGTCGCCGACATCAGCACGAACTGCACCC from Agromyces sp. LHK192 includes these protein-coding regions:
- a CDS encoding EamA family transporter, with the protein product MLTAVLSLSGALVFGAADFLGGLAAKRLGAILATAIAALTGCLALLAALPLIGGEWRTDDVALGAISGVVNAAAIGLLYAALAIGPMSILSPLTAVVSAIVPMVWGLAGGDELGPLGGWGLGVALLAVVLVGFVPERGAVRPSGRGLALSVGSGVAIGAFFVIMDQTSDASGAVPLVMNRAADAAVMFAIAGAIAAVAAVRTRRGAAPRRSAFGLPDERGRGIRIAIACGLVDVTANLLLLGGLRAGDLSVTAVLGAMYPAGTIVLAALVLRERIAPVQWVGLALALVAAGMLAL
- a CDS encoding bifunctional UDP-sugar hydrolase/5'-nucleotidase yields the protein MQRRTRRGLAGAAVATSAFVAAGLIGAGPAYAADEVTINLVTVNDFHGRIKQDGAAAGAARLSTAVKDIRAANPNTVFAAAGDLIGASTFESFILDDEPTIEALNEAGLDVSAAGNHEFDQGWADLEGRVQDLADWEYIAANVFHAGTDDTALAESWTTELDGVTVGFVGAVTEELPSLVSPAGIADLEVRSIVDSVNAAADRLTTNGADVVVLLVHDGAATTSLASATDPNSAFGRIVNGVDTDVDAIVSGHTHLPYNHVIDGRPVISSGQYGEKFSNMTIVFDKETDSIVSMDNVVIDASTPIPNTNPVQYTYADEPDQAVTELLVPYLAEAEVLGAVQLGSADAALTRGVQAALDANGNPIPGSTAESRGAESTLGNFVADVQYWKASQDKQIDIAFMNPGGLRANIDAGVVTYKEAANVQPFANSLFTQTLTGAQVKQVLEEQWQPAGASRPFLKLGVNQGLEYTFDASLPVGSRITSVTLDGAPIDPAANYSVVANSFLAAGGDNFLTLGQGTGRADSGVIDLSSMVEWFEEFGTAAPDPVQRSVGVHLSAPDADGYGAGDPLTVNLSSLLFSNGSAGAEVVVTLGGVELGRSAIDTSLVQLYDEFGRASIQGTIPEGLYGPQELVVSVPSTGTEASLTVELAAEPVEPVATYALGLASPLLATSRTSVSYSGIVWTADGSAPVGTVEITDRGTVIATVELTAESNGRFSADLGKLKRGLHLLRTEFTGAEGFEGTTSLPFPVLVF
- a CDS encoding RNA helicase — translated: MRQTRRVTDPLLALLPQGSDAEPDALYEGFVTWAEGRGLNLYPAQDEAVIELVTGNHVILSTPTGTGKSLVAVAAHAVAVARGGRTFYTAPIKALVSEKFFQLVEIFGAANVGMVTGDSSVNADAPIVCCTAEILANLALRQGPDAPVDQVVMDEFHYYGDPDRGWAWQVPLLVLPRVQFVLMSATLGDVQSIADDLERRTGRDVAQVTGVERPVPLSFSYAKTPVQETVEELLETRQSPVYIVHFSQAQAMERAQALSSIRVVTREQRDEIAEAIGGFRFTTAFGKTLSRLVRAGIGVHHAGMLPRYRRLVETLAQRGLLRVICGTDTLGVGINVPIRSVLITALAKYDGQKMRQLSAREFHQIAGRAGRAGYDTAGTVVVLAPEHEIENEQAVRKAGDDPKKLKKVVRKKAPAGFVTWGEGSFERLIAADPEPLVPQLKLSAAMLINVIARGGDVVGDIRSLVFDNHEPVARRFALARRALEILRTLRDAGVVTLESDASAGALGVRVALTVDLQPNFALNQPLSPFALAAIELLDPKTSEQGTGHYALDVVSVIESTLDDPRPILSQQEFRARGEAVAAMKQEGIEYEQRMALLEEVTYPKPLDELLGHAFETFASSQPWVRDFELRPKSVVRDMFERAMSFGEYVSLYQLARSEGLVLRYLSDAFRAIRQTVPDEAKDEELHDLVEWLGELVRQVDSSLVDEWAELVDPTLHDAEAEEAVVPPPPPSVVTNRRAFTVLVRNELFRRVQLAALERDDELAELDPDVGWPDVLDRYYDEHDTMGVDARARSPRLITIDETDAPAGRWRVEQVVDDPAGDHDWRIRAEVDLDASAEEGIAVVRVTEVVRL
- the recQ gene encoding DNA helicase RecQ, producing MTPGPDSDWIDEIPWDPDDLVPPDDDGWMPPPDPGAYGAPVATSGGASTVPGGALAAGAGGRSAVASATAGVAPARFDSALEALRTVFGYDAFRGDQAEIIDHVASGGDAVVLMPTGGGKSLCYQVPALLREGTGIVVSPLIALMHDQVDALVRNGVRAAYLNSSQAPAERAEVERRYLAGDLDLLYVAPERLNTEPTLRLIERGRVALFAIDEAHCVSQWGHDFRPDYLALSGLAERWPDVPRIALTATATEATHRELTERLSLGEARHFVASFDRPNIQYRIAAKNEVRRQLLDFIRTEGRDADGNPVSGIVYALSRASTERFADFLRQQGVDAVAYHAGLDADVRRRAQERFLREDGVVVVATIAFGMGIDKPDVRFVAHVDLPKSVEGYYQETGRAGRDGLPATTWLAYGLQDVVQQRRMIDESPGDLAFRRRLSSHLDAMLALCETVSCRRQNLLGYFGQRSEPCGNCDTCVQPPDSWDGTVPAQKLLSTIVRLQRERNQRFGAGHLVDILRGKRTPRVEQYGHDRLTTFGIGDDLSDVEWRGVVRQLLAQGLLQSVGEYGVLTLTDASAAVLAGDRRVDLRREPERAVRSASRRASTAPLDLEPAQVELFEQLRAWRAAEAKEQGVPAYIVFGDATLRAVAVAKPSSLVDLDGITGIGAKKRDAYGEALIRVVAGAS